The Glycine soja cultivar W05 chromosome 9, ASM419377v2, whole genome shotgun sequence sequence atTTTGTCTTCTTATTTTATCCAATCATGCAATCTTGGTCTCTCAATCTAGGATTGGACGTTGACTATTACACAAGAATGTTGACTATCACGTGTCGTGTTCTTATTAGATGATGACTATCACGTTTCATGTTCTGATTGGATGTCAACtccatgaaagatgaaatgaaTTGTTGTTGTCCTTGGccaatcagaacatgacatGTGACAttcatcatccaataagaacgtgacacATGACAGTCAACATTCTTTTGTAATAGTTAACGTCCAATGCTGGACAAGGGGATCAAGATTGCATGATTGGATAAAATAGGAAGACAAAATtcgtcaataattttaaagagaGACCAAAATCAAAACTCGAGACAAATTGAAagaccaaatttacaattttgcctttattttaatgttatgaatttttttattttgaatttatatttaatattttcttcatttatttatattcattatttgtatatataaaactgaaaaataaattaattattcttataataaaataatttaaatatttaaacttcttgtgatttttttattagaataaaattttatataaatttcttaTAAATCACATGACATTACGAAAATCACGATTAAGAAATCCAATATAAAAAACTCGATCAGGATACGTCCTATCAATCAagtttatacaaataaaataataacaaatagttTTTAAGCAAATCCTCCcaatttttaaatctaaattaCGATTGTTTTAACAGCAAATGAAGGCACTGGAGTGGAAAAGTTTAAAACTAAATTACGTGActtgaataatataattttttaaaacaacattaatattaaaatatgactAAATCACTCGAATACTCACATAGTTCGTTCTTAATTATCAGAAAAAATGGCAAAATTATATCCTAAGGATAATTAacgaattttttttccaatggtAATAAAACATTGATTTGGACTCTTCTGTCTCACCATAACGGTTACGATAAAAATACCCATTATGATCAAGCATTTAAAAATATCCATTATGATCAATGCATCAGCTAGAGAGGAAAATGATCGGAAATAAAAGATATACTGGTATATGATTTTGCACGTCGCACGGTGTTTGCATAAAGAAACGTAGCATTCAGTACCACATAATCACTTCCTGTATATACAGAAGTTAACAGTTAAGACGAAAATTGCTTATATATTCAAAGACATGATAAAATACttgaaacaaaatgaaaacgaaCTCCAACAAATTTCAATATCCTCCAAATTGTTGCTTTTGAGCAACCCCATATCTTCCCTGCATTGCATTAGCGCTTCCATATGATGAAGGTGCTGCACTGAGACCAGGACAGTCTCTTGCCCAGTGGCCAGTTTGATGGCATTTAAAGCATTCGCCAGAACCACCACCACCTGAATTGCTCCCATATGATGATGGAGGTGCTGCACTGAAACCAGGACAATCTCTTGCATAATGACCACTTTGATGACATTTATAGCATTCGACAGAagctccaccaccaccacctaaTCCCGCAGATGCCCTGTTGGCAAAGCCCCCTCCTGCAGAATGTCCAGGTACATTTCTAATATTTGGGCAAAGTGCAGAGCTATGACCAGAGACTCCACAGTTGGTGCATGATGTATATGAACCAGGAGCAGCACCTGCAGAAGAAATATTGCTATATTGGTTTCCATGCTGTTGACCCACTTGATTTGCCGGCATCCCAAAATCTCTACTGGTATTAGCATTGCTCTTATAATAAGCTGGTGGTGTAACTTGTCCAGTTTCAACGCTCCCCAGTCTAGTATTATTGGTTACAGAGTTGGGAATGGTGATACCTTTCGATTTCTCAGCCCTGAGTTCGTTAAAAATCAACTCCAAATTAACTCTAGATTTAGAAGCAAAGTTTACCTTTTCTGCTTTTACTATCGTTGACTTAATACGTTGTTCATCACTGTAGAATTCCTCTTTTATTCTTAACTTGAACATGTACTCGGTGAAGAGAACCTTGTGGAAGATTTCAGAAAACTTATCATCATCTTGCTCTTCATACTTCATATAATACAAATCTTTTGCAGGTATACCCATTATCTCCTCACCACTCTCCTGGAAAGCAGTAACCCATGTTATGCCAGTGTGATCCTGTATCTGCATTGACAGTAAGTACCTAAAGTCACATGTGTCAATAGACTGATTACATCTTTCACAATGCCATGTCCCATCTGCGTTATTAGTCACCTTTTTGTTACATTGTCTATCCCCTATCTTGAGAGGGCACCCTGGGTAACAGAAGTTATCAACCTTAATGTGTGAAACAGCTGCAAAGACAGATATCCAATCAGGCTTCTCTGAAGTCCCTAACTTCTCATCTTTAATTTGAGATATAGTCTTCCGCACATCAGTCTTACCCAGATTAGATATTTCTCTGGAAATAGAGAGAGTTGGGACACTCTTCCCTTCATTTTCAAACCATCTTTTCAGTGTACAAGCCTCAGGAAAATCAGGCTCCACATATAGCTGACTAGTGGCTATAGTCCCGACAGACTTCCCATTGAAATCATTTACTCTGACAGCTTTTGTAGCCAAAACTGGAAATTCCCCAGCATCACAAATAGTTTGCAACCTTTGTCCTTCTACAATGCAAAAATTTCCCCATAGAGTTAACTCAACACTTCGGCCTGACATGTCTTTCAACTGGAGAGTTCTCTTCTGAACTTCAGTGCCATTTTTTCTCATGATTGAAGCTGTAGGACTAATAGAAGTCACCACACCAATCACATCCACAATGCTGTTGTTTTCCAAACTTTCAATTTCACTAATGGGGCGATAATTAAATGTCTGTGATGGAATTGAGTCATTATCATCAAGGCATGGCTGTATAATTGATGCCACATCAAGGGTCAGCTCTTGATCATTGCGAAGGTGATTAAAATTCTTCTGAGCTGGCTTTATGCTTCCCCTGGAAATTAGATATACCTTACCAGCTTCAATAACATTGTAGAACTGATCAGCCACAGCATTGAAGCAAGTTGCCCGAATTTCTCCGCCATCAGAATCCAGAAGATCAAAAGAAAACACCTTGCCATCACCTCGAGCATTGGTATAGTGCCTGAGTTCTCCCTTAAATGTTACCCTGGCTTTAATAGTCCACATACTCTGGTATGGATTCAATGCTGCTATTGGAATTATCCTGGGGGCAGCTTCATTTCTTCCCATTGGCGCTCTGTTAGTGTACATTGGAGATGGCTGACGGTACATAGGCTGCTGAGGTGGACGAGCATATGAGTTTTGCAAGGGCCTTGACGCCTCAAATTGGGGATTGCGGAAACCTGTGTTCTGACCACCAGAAGACCCACTGAATGGTGCTGATCTACTAACTCCATGCTCTACTTTAGGATAAGTAGGAGGGGCATTACTAGAATAAACACCACTGGCAGAAGGATTTACTTTTGGATGATCTGGAGATGGTGAAGCCACATTTGGTCTAGCAGGCATGCCACCAGTGTGTGAACTGCTATTCAAAAGTTGTGGATTCCCAGATGTGACTCCTGATTGACCAGTTGCAGATTCTGTAGGTGCATCTTTTGGTGCAGGGACAGGTTCTCCAATCAGCTCACATTTGTCCAGTACAACATCTAGGTCAACGATGATAATAATCCTGCTCACAACAAATTAGACAAACCAAAACATCAACTAACCCCTGATATGAAaagaaattaatcttataatcaCAAGCAAAACTGCCTCCCACTGGGCAAACCAGCACTCAACTAGTTTACAATAGTAAAAACCAACAAAAGCACAACAGAATACATTCTTCTTTTATGAAACTCTACAACCATCACAAAAATAGCCACCCATGTTCCAAAAATCTTTCTCCTGGAGCATTCAAATTTATAAGtcttaaaaaacacaaacataatATAGAGAACACaagttaaatgaattttatctaTAACCTTTAACATCAAAGGCATCAATGACAATATATATCAATATCCAAACTAAAATGAAACACAGCCATATCACATCAATGTAGATTGCAAAATATTAAAAGCAATCCAAACCACagtgttaaaaatattatccgGATCACAATTTCACCGGCAACTCAACCGCAATTGCAGCCACTTCTAAACCATTTGTTAACAATATCAAGGATAGCAACTAAACGGCGACCCCGATTTAAAACCTTGAGCACAAACATTGAATAAAATTCccaagaaaattaaaacaaaacataaaacgcttaacattgaataaaaaaagataaacttaactcaaaatcacaaaaaaaaagacactaaaataaaacaaaatgaaaaagagaagttGGACTGACTTGCGGCTCTGGACAACGTTGCAGATGAACTGAGTGAGTCTAACAACGGAACCTTTCTGTAACTTTCCAGCATGAACCAAGTCGTTCTTCTGCGTGGCGAGCATCCCTTGCTGGTAATGTGAACCGTCGGAGAGAACCAAACGGTACCTCTCGACGTTGCTGTTTTGCTGCGACTGCACCAGCTTCAACTCGATCACCTGCAGCACCGGTTGCAAGCCCTCGGGGCAATTCGCACTGCACATCTCCATTATCGCACTCTGCGTCAGGGACACGGCCattattaattttctctttcttttgctTTCGGGAGAAAAAAATAGGGATCCAGAGGAAGGAAACCAAAGGAATTGGATCGAATCGATAGTGGGAGAAGAGGCTTaagagagagtgagagaatGAAAccctaaaaatttaaagaaggCGCCATAAGTGGTTCCATTTCGAGATAGAGAGAGGGAATGGGGGGAAATTATTTCGGTATTGGGGTTTTCTTCGAAATTCCGAACATGTCCCTGATATGAAGCGTGGCGTCCTCTCTAAGTTACACGTGTAACCGATGACGTGCGGGAGCGAGACTTCCTATGGAAGCAAGCCACACTAGCTTAATCACTTGTTGTGAGCTTATTTTAAAAAGgttaaatactttatttttgttAGTGAACTagctttttgatattttaactaaccaattagaatttttaaattaggtttttaaatataaaatatttaagttaacataacatttattaattagtattttagttaacataatatgttttatattataaatatcggactagtttgtttaatttttttaaaaaaaactcattttttaagtatatataatatactttaaacaagaaattttttttaaaaaaaattattaattttattgaagatGCTTTTTAAGAAAACAGATAGGCCCATTATAAATCAGATTTATTTATGGTAAGTTAGTATACAACATTACTAATAAACAATGtagcaaaaaatatttaataataaacaaaaaaaaagttatcataattataaaaaaacatataaatgtttcatgaaatttaataattgattatgattataaaatgatattatataaaaatcaaaacctatttaatgtttgatgatttatttgattgatttaatttgaatatatattcattttaataaccttaattaatataattaaatataggtTTGATTAGGCTTTTGGTATCTATTTAGTTACAACAATTCTTTATTTTAGTCGCTAttaaaacattcaattttgatttttgtgatTCTATAACCTTTTTgtaattcctattttttttaaatataatattaatacaaaataatcCTTGTAGGAAATAATAACTAATGTCAAGGGATTATGAGcacatgaaatttggatattccCTTCTCAACACAAACACTGTTTATTccataaacaaaaccaaaaacgCAAAGCTtggttaagaaataaaaatgattgaTGATTATCATTGTCTAAAATCACTCAACATCATATCATTAAGatcttttaaaatttgtctaaattttaaaattactacaaaagtaaatttatctaattttttttgacaaattttcaGTATCAATTTTGGTCTTGTATTTATGTTAGAGGATTTTAGACAACAAGAATCAAAATGATTAAGAAATTGTaactataaaaatcaaaatagaatgtTTTAAACTGAaggataaaaagataaaaaaaaaatgtgtttttgaaTTATAAAAACAGCAAAAATCGATAACAAACTGAACTAAAAtcacagaaaaataaaacactaaaattaaaattgaagataatctcttttaaaaagactaaaactacaaggaagaagaggaaactaatcaatgttttttgttttgtgaatatGAAAGTAATTATTAGATGTAGGCCGAAATATTCCCCCCCGGTGAGTTGAAGGATCAATACAGTCTAGAGTGGTGTTTCTTTGACCATGACCGCGTGAAGAACCAACCCCGTTTTCTGTGACCACATAAATATCTCATTCCCGTTGTGCGTTTCCAACCGATCACCGGTTAAATGGTTCCGGCCACCGGTGACCGGCAACACCCCCACTTTGATTCCGGGGAGCCCTTACCATAACCCTAACCACCAACAAGCTCTTTTCATATTCATGGATCCTCCGGATTCTCAGTCCCAGGAACAGGAAGCGCCCAAGAAGAACGGCGTCGTTTTTGTCATTCTGCGATGGATCCTCGCgattctttttcctttcctCCTCTTTCTCTCGATTCCCTTTCTGCTTGGCTTACTGGTTCTCATGTTCGCCGATTTCTCCATCCCCAACCCCATTTCTCTCCCCTCACAGTGCAAAATCGTCTCCACTGGTTAGTTAATTCATCTTCTAAGCTTAGTTTCATTCAAATTgcgatattattatttttttctttttggaattTCAACTTGGGGAAAAGTAGAATCAAGTAGAGGGAGTTGATTAAGTGCTTGATTTGGCAAATTTAACTTAGTTACTTTAGCTGCTCACACTGCTTGGTTACTTAATTTTCAGTTCAAAATGGTCATATTGAACACCAAATTGTAGTTAGAACCTGGAAATGCTAGTCTGCTTTGCAAAAAACATTGCTCGCGAAAGATGTGTGTTTATTTTGTAAGAAACCCTGAACAACGTTAGGTGTTTTGAATTTTCTGTTGCGGTGAATGTTTATACTTTTGATGTCTCCAAACCgcaagaatttgaaattttgatggCTTCAAAAACTCTCTATTCTGGTCTCACTGAATAATATTAATAGTCCTTGCTAAGTTTGTCCGGTAGAAAAGCAGTTGGTATTGTTTCTTTTATCATGATAGCAAAAATGTATTTgcatattaattttgaaaagaaaataaattatctatGCTGCTTTCAAGTTACACTTCATATTGATTGATTCCATGCATGTTTTTCCATTTTGATCTTTGTTTGATTAATAATAGTCGTTTATTTCACACTAAACTGtatgttatcatttttattacaGGTGTTGATATTAGGTCATCTAAGATATGTGAACTTGGATTGTTAGATTATAAAGCAAAGGATGTGTTCCATCATTTTGAAAGAAGCAAATTTCGCTGCCGTTATGATTACTATTGGGCTTCAGTATTCAAGGTTATTATATCTTGTTGCCATTTTTATTACTATCTTTTAGTAAAAGCAGATATTATACTTTGCTAGAAGAATTAGAAGGAAGATAAGCTTTTCTCCCTAACAATGACTATGAAAAGGAAAATGGCATTAACAAACAAGTTCATTAGTGCAGTGAAGCTCTCCAGTTCCTCTGCATAGCAACAAGGGTGATTGCCTTAAAGAAGCCATAGTCAGATCACCTGGTAAGGACAGAGAGAAACCCCTAGAAATTCAATTGTTCCCCTCCATCTGAATATGCTAAAGAGCTGTACAAATTACTTACTGTCTTAAACATTTCCCTCATTTGCTCCTCACACCCTCtctaaaattaatcaataataacTGCTCCAAAGTCAAAGGATACATCCAACATTCATCCATAATTCAGGACTATGTAAAGAGGATTAGGCTGTATTTCTGAGCTAGAACTTTAGTGGTAATCAGTGGTAAGAGTTTTATGTGGTTTGTGAACCTGTGGCTAACTGTTAGTATTAG is a genomic window containing:
- the LOC114424946 gene encoding replication protein A 70 kDa DNA-binding subunit A-like, producing the protein MAVSLTQSAIMEMCSANCPEGLQPVLQVIELKLVQSQQNSNVERYRLVLSDGSHYQQGMLATQKNDLVHAGKLQKGSVVRLTQFICNVVQSRKIIIIVDLDVVLDKCELIGEPVPAPKDAPTESATGQSGVTSGNPQLLNSSSHTGGMPARPNVASPSPDHPKVNPSASGVYSSNAPPTYPKVEHGVSRSAPFSGSSGGQNTGFRNPQFEASRPLQNSYARPPQQPMYRQPSPMYTNRAPMGRNEAAPRIIPIAALNPYQSMWTIKARVTFKGELRHYTNARGDGKVFSFDLLDSDGGEIRATCFNAVADQFYNVIEAGKVYLISRGSIKPAQKNFNHLRNDQELTLDVASIIQPCLDDNDSIPSQTFNYRPISEIESLENNSIVDVIGVVTSISPTASIMRKNGTEVQKRTLQLKDMSGRSVELTLWGNFCIVEGQRLQTICDAGEFPVLATKAVRVNDFNGKSVGTIATSQLYVEPDFPEACTLKRWFENEGKSVPTLSISREISNLGKTDVRKTISQIKDEKLGTSEKPDWISVFAAVSHIKVDNFCYPGCPLKIGDRQCNKKVTNNADGTWHCERCNQSIDTCDFRYLLSMQIQDHTGITWVTAFQESGEEIMGIPAKDLYYMKYEEQDDDKFSEIFHKVLFTEYMFKLRIKEEFYSDEQRIKSTIVKAEKVNFASKSRVNLELIFNELRAEKSKGITIPNSVTNNTRLGSVETGQVTPPAYYKSNANTSRDFGMPANQVGQQHGNQYSNISSAGAAPGSYTSCTNCGVSGHSSALCPNIRNVPGHSAGGGFANRASAGLGGGGGASVECYKCHQSGHYARDCPGFSAAPPSSYGSNSGGGGSGECFKCHQTGHWARDCPGLSAAPSSYGSANAMQGRYGVAQKQQFGGY